From Trichoderma atroviride chromosome 1, complete sequence, one genomic window encodes:
- a CDS encoding uncharacterized protein (EggNog:ENOG41) gives MEAAIEQLLEWTTSIGVELNGIHPKALHGRGIGIVATRHLEANQVILQVPVSALRTLSNTPKDISKTLRGATVHAILAASLCLDSNPDLEIWRPVLPSRRDIAISMPICWPAKLRALLPPGSKSLLAAQQEKFSKDWAIVAAAYPQLQKDEYLYNWLLVNTRTFYHTNRKTEKLPKQDHMALQPLADLFNHTPEGYCTAAFNDKFFTFTTTRTHEPGEEVFIRYGPHANDMLLVEYGFTLPSSINPWDETCLDPYICPLLNATQREHLEDAGFWEKYMLDSQTACYRTHVALRMLCLPLRQWQAVLDGVRDEDADRHLIDAALLKALTKYDGDITNSLELLSSSSAGEEEMRGSLTDRWLQIRQLVAAAISRLQG, from the exons ATGGAAGCAGCCATCGAGCAGCTTTTAGAATGGACAACCTCCATAGGTGTTGAACTAAATGGGATTCATCCAAAAGCTCTGCATGGGAGAGGTATTGGTATTGTTGCAACCCGCCATCTAGAG GCCAACCAAGTCATTCTCCAAGTTCCTGTATCTGCTTTGCGTACTCTCAGCAATACTCCCAAAGACATCTCCAAGACTCTCCGCGGTGCTACTGTTCACGccattcttgctgcttcACTTTGCCTCGATTCAAACCCTGATTTGGAAATATGGCGCCCTGTCCTCCCTTCTCGGCGAGATATTGCCATCAGTATGCCTATATGCTGGCCAGCCAAGCTACGTGCGTTACTACCTCCGGGATCCAAGTCTTTACTTGCAGCACAGCAAGAAAAGTTTAGCAAAGACTGGGCCATTGTGGCCGCAGCGTACCCACAGCTTCAAAAGGATGAATACCTGTACAATTGGCTCTTGGTCAATACGCGAACATTCTATCACACAAATCGAAAGACGGAGAAGCTACCAAAGCAGGATCACATGGCGCTCCAGCCCTTGGCAGATCTTTTCAACCACACACCCGAGGGCTATTGTACGGCCGCCTTCAACGACAAGTTCTTCACTTTTACTACCACTCGCACACACGAGCCTGGAGAGGAAGTGTTCATCCGCTACGGGCCTCATGCCAATGACATGCTACTCGTGGAGTATGGCTTTACACTGCCGTCATCAATCAATCCTTGGGACGAAACTTGCCTTGACCCTTACATCTGCCCCTTATTAAACGCCACTCAGAGAGAGCATCTCGAAGACGCGGGCTTTTGGGAAAAGTATATGCTGGACTCTCAGACAGCATGCTATCGTACGCACGTTGCGCTGAGAATGCTCTGTTTGCCCCTTCGGCAATGGCAGGCTGTCCTGGACGGCGTAAGAGATGAAGACGCGGATCGTCACCTGATAGACGCTGCGCTCTTAAAAGCACTCACCAAGTATGATGGCGACATCACCAACTCCCTAGAGCTACTAAGCAGTAGTTCTGCTGGTGAGGAGGAAATGAGAGGAAGCCTCACAGACAGATGGCTCCAGATCAGGCAActggtggcggcagcaatATCACGGCTGCAAGGCTAG
- a CDS encoding uncharacterized protein (TransMembrane:1 (o16-38i)): MPNGDELHFAHPPPRAFFFLPLFFIVKLSAATGIRIFFASSLRDKRETDGRTDCVKMEAYGPGSGRPGNNVCVVGTGVTGLLAVKNLVEQGLSVRALEQSENLGGNWYHSMDTEQVSALSEMKVNMSKETNCFTDFPMPDDYPSFPSAKQIGDYLEAYADKFELIKHIELSTTVTSIRRDEEDGVWIVSTRHTRTGEEEEREYDRVVMATGGLNVRNMPDIKGIEKFAGDAIHSRDFKDPTKFAGKNVLVVGLGSTGADTLSFLKQAGANKLYLSSRSRCSLIPRTIRGRPWDHYMTRRADSMIRRSMAWSPQASNYVAGKAIGLIQSYTFPTLRGHPCFSGAVSGPLYRSPFVCDELPSLLDSGDVKVYGGIMGVAGPRTVVFKDGSEITDVDAIIFCCGYYHDLSLIKGEGNPTDVEYSTDSFEQLKHAKHHNINSEYQRLYHGILSERYPESLAVLGGLTTVRPTFVLYDLATMALASLWSGSYPLPSPRAMKREIDSHYNFVVRALENGPMSFLGLRIDVRGTYKWLNASAGTGVIERLEGWGWEAWKFWWKNRTLFKYIMNGPNVPAVYRLFDMGRGRRSWDGARAAIEKVNEKPILMAAEQTKGSTKDETVNEKEDETEVEMKDETKDEGRYETGSETESETENEAEEDVENAIGEATEDAFAADMMKVEAMDYLEAEDESSL, translated from the exons ATGCCCAACGGCGATGAGCTCCATTTTGCGCACCCGCCACCTcgagcttttttctttcttcctctcttcttcattgtgaagctctcagcagccacaggCATTCGAATCTTCTTTGCGAGCTCCCTACGCGACAAGAGGGAGACAGACGGGCGTACGGATTGCGTCAAAATGGAGGCGTACGGTCCAGGCAGTGGCCGCCCGGGAAATAATGTATGCGTCGTCGGTACTGGGGTTACCGGGCTGTTGGCGGTGAAAAATCTTGTCGAGCAAGGCTTAAGCGTCAGAGCTCTGGAGCAAAGCGAAAATCTCGGCGGCAATTGGTATCATTCGATGGATACGGAGCAGGTGTCAGCGTTATCAGAGATGAAGGTGAACATGTCGAAAGAAACA AATTGCTTCACAGACTTCCCAATGCCAGATG ACTATCCGTCATTTCCTTCCGCAAAACAGATCGGCGACTACTTGGAGGCATACGCAGACAAATTCGAACTGATCAAACATATCGAACTATCAACAACCGTGACAAGTATCCGgcgagacgaagaggacggcGTCTGGATCGTATCCACGAGACACACAAGAaccggcgaagaagaagagcgagagtATGACAGAGTAGTGATGGCGACGGGAGGTCTGAATGTTAGAAACATGCCCGACATCAAGGGCATTGAAAAATTCGCTGGCGATGCTATACACTCTCGCGATTTTAAGGATCCAACAAAATTTGCCGGAAAGAATGTCCTAGTCGTGGGCCTGGGCTCTACTGGAGCCGACACATTGAGCTTTTTGAAGCAGGCCGGTGCAAACAAGTTATatctcagcagcagaagccgATGTTCGCTG ATCCCTAGAACTATCAGAGGACGGCCGTGGGATCACTACATGACCCGTCGTGCCGATTCTATGATTCGACGCTCAATGGCATGGTCCCCTCAAGCTTCGAATTATGTTGCCGGTAAAGCAATCGGCCTCATCCAAAGTTATACGTTTCCGACCCTGAGAGGGCATCCTTGCTTCAGCGGCGCAGTTAGCGGTCCGCTTTACCGCAGTCCGTTTGTCTGCGATGAATTGCCAAGTCTCCTAGACAGCGGTGATGTAAAAGTTTATGGTGGTATCATGGGAGTCGCCGGCCCCCGGACTGTGGTGTTCAAGGACGGCAGCGAGATTACAGATGTAGACGCAATCATTTTCTGCTGCGGCTATTATCACGATCTCTCTCTGATCAAGGGAGAAGGGAACCCTACCGATGTTGAATACTCTACAGATTCAtttgagcagctgaagcacGCGAAACACCACAACATCAACAGCGAATATCAAAGACTCTATCACGGTATTCTATCAGAACGATATCCGGAATCATTAGCCGTACTGGGCGGCCTCACAACAGTGCGACCTACTTTTGTGCTCTACGACCTTGCTACCATGGCGCTCGCCAGCCTTTGGTCTGGGAGCTATCCACTCCCCTCGCCGCGAgcaatgaagagagagatcgACTCTCATTACAACTTCGTGGTACGAGCGCTTGAGAATGGCCCGATGTCATTCCTTGGCCTCCGTATAGATGTGCGAGGGACCTACAAATGGCTGAATGCGAGTGCCGGAACTGGAGTCATAGAACGACTTGAAGGGTGGGGCTGGGAGGCGTGGAAATTCTGGTGGAAGAACAGAACACTCTTCAAGTACATCATGAATGGGCCCAACGTTCCAGCCGTATACAGGCTCTTCGATAtggggagaggaagaaggtcaTGGGACGGGGCCCGGGCAGCCATTGAAAAGGTCAATGAGAAGCCTATATTGATGGCTGCTGAGCAGACCAAGGGATCGACCAAGGACGAGACGGTaaacgaaaaggaagacGAAACGGAGGTCGAAATGAAGGACGAAACAAAGGACGAGGGTCGGTACGAAACTGGGAGCGAAACTGAAAGCGAGACTGAAAAcgaggccgaagaagacgttGAGAATGCTATTGGCGAGGCCACCGAGGATGCCTTCGCAGCAGATATGATGAAAGTGGAAGCAATGGACTATCTTGAAGCTGAGGACGAATCAAGTCTGTGA